In Coleofasciculus sp. FACHB-T130, the following proteins share a genomic window:
- a CDS encoding phycobilisome linker polypeptide, with protein sequence MTPTIKFHVITPSTVFNPITGAISTMFGQTALGSGTLGDAANRVFRYEVEGLRQTYESDKLSYPIRRSGSFYITVPYSRMNEEMQRINRMGGRIVNIQPLTLDGDSEAKSQATTAHQNHDAEGKR encoded by the coding sequence ATGACACCAACTATCAAGTTTCATGTCATCACCCCCTCAACTGTTTTCAACCCAATTACAGGAGCTATTTCAACGATGTTTGGACAAACTGCACTTGGGAGCGGTACTTTGGGTGACGCTGCCAATCGGGTATTTCGCTACGAAGTCGAAGGTTTACGTCAGACTTACGAATCTGACAAACTCAGCTATCCCATTCGCCGTAGTGGCAGTTTCTATATCACAGTGCCCTACAGCCGCATGAATGAAGAAATGCAGCGGATTAACCGCATGGGTGGCAGAATCGTCAACATTCAGCCCTTAACTCTGGATGGAGACAGCGAAGCTAAAAGCCAAGCGACAACAGCCCATCAAAATCATGACGCTGAAGGCAAGCGCTAA
- a CDS encoding HEAT repeat domain-containing protein, protein MRSPNPDRYSESDSPSGNSPGSEPLTVERAIANLRHEDLSLRYYAAWWLGKFRVRESAAVEALITALEDESDRTELGGYPLRRNAARALGKLSDRRAVPGLIRCLRCSDFYVREAAAQSLGMLGDRTCIPELMQLLEGGVAAALPVPGRPHLTQPYEAVLEALGALQAAEATAQIQPFLEHPVARVQYAAARAMYQLTEDSVYGERLVQALEGSDLQLRRIVLSDLGAIGYLPAAEAIASAATENSFKLIALKGLLEHVQARAIASLHPDEPNSLSADAIRVMTLMDALL, encoded by the coding sequence ATGCGATCGCCTAATCCCGATCGATATTCTGAATCAGACTCACCGTCCGGAAATTCACCGGGTAGCGAACCGCTAACGGTGGAGCGGGCAATTGCCAATCTCCGCCATGAAGATTTAAGTCTCCGCTACTATGCTGCCTGGTGGCTGGGTAAATTCCGCGTGCGCGAGTCTGCTGCTGTAGAAGCTCTGATTACAGCTTTGGAGGATGAATCGGATCGGACAGAGCTAGGTGGATACCCCCTCCGTCGCAATGCCGCACGAGCGCTAGGGAAACTAAGCGATCGCCGAGCCGTTCCAGGGCTGATTCGTTGTTTGCGCTGCTCCGACTTCTATGTTCGAGAAGCCGCAGCTCAGTCTTTGGGAATGCTGGGCGATCGCACCTGCATTCCGGAACTGATGCAACTGCTAGAAGGGGGTGTGGCAGCCGCTCTGCCAGTACCAGGGCGACCCCATCTGACACAACCCTATGAAGCAGTGCTGGAAGCCTTAGGAGCACTTCAAGCGGCGGAAGCAACTGCTCAGATTCAACCGTTTCTGGAGCATCCTGTCGCGCGGGTGCAATATGCAGCAGCGCGGGCAATGTACCAGTTAACGGAAGATTCCGTTTATGGGGAACGCTTGGTTCAAGCATTGGAAGGCAGCGATCTGCAACTGCGCCGCATCGTATTATCAGACTTGGGTGCGATTGGTTATCTGCCAGCAGCGGAAGCGATCGCCAGTGCTGCCACCGAAAATAGCTTCAAACTCATTGCCCTCAAAGGGCTGCTGGAACACGTACAGGCACGAGCGATCGCGTCTTTACACCCAGATGAACCGAATTCGCTATCTGCTGACGCCATCAGGGTGATGACCCTGATGGATGCTTTGTTATAG
- a CDS encoding HEAT repeat domain-containing protein, with protein MTDSPQELIRAIEQADSPGRLVASVRALAAARLEVGIPTLIAVLGYNNPGAAVAAVDGLIQLGEIAVQPLLEKLDAYDYGARAYAIRALAGIADPRALDILVEAAVTDFAPSVRRAAAKGLGNLRWNTLNAQQIQSAIARALETLLLISQDQDWAIRYAAVVGLQALSTQLEVRPSIQKRLAEMALDNDPAVRARVQLAHQSLVMSP; from the coding sequence ATGACTGATTCGCCCCAAGAACTGATTCGTGCCATTGAACAGGCAGATTCCCCCGGACGTTTGGTGGCGTCAGTCCGAGCCTTAGCTGCCGCCCGTCTAGAAGTTGGGATTCCTACCCTGATCGCCGTCTTAGGTTATAACAACCCAGGAGCGGCAGTAGCAGCAGTAGACGGGCTGATTCAGTTAGGGGAAATCGCCGTACAACCCTTGCTGGAAAAACTGGACGCCTATGACTACGGTGCCAGGGCTTATGCGATTCGTGCCCTAGCCGGAATCGCCGACCCCCGCGCTTTAGACATCTTAGTAGAGGCAGCAGTCACCGACTTCGCGCCCAGCGTTCGCCGCGCTGCTGCGAAAGGGCTGGGAAACCTCCGGTGGAACACGTTGAATGCCCAACAGATTCAAAGCGCGATCGCTAGGGCATTAGAAACCCTGCTGCTCATTTCTCAAGACCAGGACTGGGCGATTCGCTACGCCGCTGTCGTCGGCTTGCAAGCACTCTCCACTCAGTTGGAAGTCCGCCCGTCCATCCAAAAGCGATTAGCGGAAATGGCTTTAGATAATGACCCAGCAGTTCGTGCCAGAGTTCAGCTGGCTCACCAGTCATTAGTGATGAGTCCTTAG
- a CDS encoding phycobilisome rod-core linker polypeptide — MPIPLLEITPTTQNQRVEGYEVPDEDDAQIYRLTDATSDTAINDLIWAAYRQIISEHLILESYRQPFLESQLRNRAISVREFIRGLGKSDVYRQLVADTNSNYRLVDITFKRFLGRATYGKDEQIAWSIVIASKGLHGFIDAVVDSEEYRQNFGDEIVPYQRRRFNERPFNLVNPRYSDYWRGRMMGLDTRSYFQVGGQNATGKTSVRQAIPNNFLEMARSIAPSEVNYQRTRDRVLSQIKNMEIPDTRSKAANLQPAVGRTDVALPYRYLYPTPKA, encoded by the coding sequence ATGCCAATTCCACTTCTTGAAATTACACCAACCACGCAGAATCAGCGTGTAGAAGGGTACGAAGTACCTGATGAGGACGACGCACAGATTTATCGATTGACAGATGCAACCTCAGACACGGCAATTAATGACTTGATCTGGGCTGCCTACCGGCAAATCATCAGCGAACATTTAATTTTAGAAAGCTACCGCCAACCTTTTCTAGAATCTCAACTGCGGAATCGAGCCATATCCGTGCGCGAGTTTATTCGAGGATTGGGCAAGTCCGATGTTTATCGGCAGTTGGTGGCAGACACGAACTCCAACTACCGCTTAGTTGACATCACTTTCAAGCGGTTTCTGGGACGCGCTACCTATGGCAAAGACGAGCAAATTGCTTGGTCAATTGTAATTGCTTCCAAGGGATTGCATGGCTTTATCGATGCCGTTGTTGATAGCGAAGAATACCGCCAGAACTTCGGCGATGAGATTGTACCTTATCAGCGCCGCCGGTTTAACGAGCGACCCTTTAACTTGGTCAACCCCCGGTACAGTGATTACTGGCGCGGTCGCATGATGGGTCTAGATACTCGGAGTTACTTCCAAGTGGGGGGTCAAAACGCAACGGGTAAAACCTCGGTTCGTCAAGCAATTCCAAACAACTTCTTGGAAATGGCTCGGAGTATTGCCCCTAGCGAAGTCAACTACCAGCGCACCAGAGATCGGGTACTCTCTCAAATTAAAAACATGGAGATTCCCGACACGAGGAGCAAAGCTGCCAACTTGCAACCTGCTGTAGGTCGCACCGACGTAGCCCTTCCTTACCGCTACCTTTATCCAACGCCCAAAGCCTAA
- a CDS encoding phycobilisome rod-core linker polypeptide — protein sequence MSIPLLSYKPSSQNQRVSGYEVPNEDTPRSYRLENCIDNSDLEELIWAAYRQVFSEHEILNSFRQVDLESQVKNRAITVRDFIRGLAKTEGFYRLVVEKNSNYRVVEVCLKRILGRAPYNKDEEIAWSIKIATKGLSGFIDALVDSEEYQSNFGDSTVPYQRRRYKDRPFNLVTPSYADYWRDKEESARYKWGNVQNFLDMARAINPKAVTNTVTVNTANIKIPDMTRDNTAQETRVSINSQVSFPLR from the coding sequence ATGTCAATCCCTTTGCTTTCATACAAACCCAGTTCGCAGAACCAGCGAGTATCGGGTTACGAAGTGCCGAACGAAGATACTCCCCGGAGTTATCGCCTTGAAAACTGCATTGACAATAGCGACCTTGAAGAATTAATCTGGGCAGCCTACCGTCAGGTTTTCAGCGAACACGAAATCCTCAATTCTTTTCGTCAAGTTGACCTAGAATCTCAAGTGAAGAACCGCGCCATTACTGTGCGCGACTTCATCCGAGGTTTGGCGAAGACTGAGGGATTTTACCGCTTGGTTGTTGAGAAAAACTCCAACTATCGAGTCGTCGAAGTTTGCCTCAAACGGATCTTGGGCAGGGCACCCTACAACAAAGACGAAGAAATCGCCTGGTCAATTAAGATTGCCACTAAGGGACTGAGCGGCTTCATTGATGCCCTAGTCGATAGTGAGGAGTATCAGTCTAACTTTGGCGACAGTACGGTGCCTTATCAGCGTCGTCGCTACAAAGATCGACCCTTTAACTTGGTGACGCCTAGCTACGCCGATTACTGGCGCGATAAGGAAGAAAGTGCACGCTACAAATGGGGCAATGTGCAAAACTTCTTGGATATGGCACGGGCAATCAACCCGAAAGCTGTCACCAATACTGTTACCGTTAACACGGCTAACATCAAAATTCCCGACATGACACGGGATAATACAGCGCAAGAGACACGAGTCTCGATTAACTCGCAAGTAAGTTTTCCTCTCCGGTAG
- a CDS encoding phycobilisome rod-core linker polypeptide has protein sequence MALPLLEYKPTTQNQRVKSFGKADLNEDTPYIYRVEDANSPIEMEQLIWAAYRQVFSEHEILRFNRQITLESQLKNATITVREFIAGLAKSEAFYRVVVSVNNNYRLVNICLKRFLGREPYNKAEEIAWSIKIATLGFSGFVDALVNSEEYTDNFGDFTVPYQRKRMEQRPFNLVTPRYGEDFRESAGTVKTDWRFTVEKFYSRKNQERQLPEGDPRRFREVAASLSTKRNYPQRVSAFDIDYLSRVPVRGNR, from the coding sequence ATGGCACTGCCATTACTTGAATACAAACCAACCACCCAAAACCAACGAGTTAAGAGCTTTGGAAAAGCGGATCTTAACGAAGATACCCCATACATCTATCGCGTGGAAGATGCCAATTCACCGATAGAAATGGAGCAGCTGATTTGGGCGGCTTATCGCCAAGTCTTCAGCGAGCATGAAATCCTCAGATTCAACCGTCAGATTACCCTAGAATCTCAGCTGAAAAATGCGACGATTACAGTAAGGGAATTTATTGCTGGTCTGGCGAAGTCAGAGGCATTTTACCGTGTGGTTGTCTCGGTCAATAACAACTATCGCCTTGTAAACATTTGTCTCAAGCGTTTTTTAGGTCGGGAGCCTTACAACAAAGCCGAAGAAATCGCTTGGTCGATTAAAATTGCCACTTTGGGCTTCAGCGGTTTTGTTGATGCCTTGGTGAACAGCGAAGAATATACCGACAACTTTGGGGACTTCACCGTACCCTACCAGCGCAAGCGGATGGAACAGCGTCCTTTTAACCTGGTGACGCCTCGCTATGGCGAAGACTTCCGCGAAAGTGCTGGCACAGTCAAGACCGATTGGCGCTTCACTGTGGAGAAGTTCTACAGCCGCAAGAACCAAGAACGGCAACTTCCCGAAGGCGATCCCCGCCGGTTCCGCGAGGTTGCGGCGTCGCTCAGTACCAAGCGCAACTACCCACAACGGGTCTCTGCGTTTGACATTGACTACCTCAGCCGAGTGCCCGTGCGTGGCAACCGCTAA
- a CDS encoding NADAR family protein, with the protein MTIYFYSTREKYSCFSNFSPHGFELDGFYWPTSEHYFQAQKFVGTPHADQIRQVKTPKDAARMGRERSRPLRPDWEQVKDDIMRKAVLRKFETHADIREELLSTGDELIVENAPGDYYWGCGADGSGKNMLGQILVEVREILRLSNQQ; encoded by the coding sequence ATGACTATTTACTTTTACAGTACCCGCGAAAAATATAGTTGTTTCTCTAATTTTTCGCCTCACGGCTTTGAATTAGATGGGTTTTATTGGCCTACCAGCGAACATTATTTTCAAGCGCAAAAGTTTGTTGGAACGCCTCACGCTGACCAAATTCGCCAGGTAAAGACACCGAAGGATGCGGCGAGAATGGGACGAGAGCGATCGCGGCCCCTGCGTCCCGATTGGGAACAGGTAAAAGATGACATTATGCGAAAAGCCGTGCTACGCAAATTTGAGACTCATGCCGACATTCGCGAAGAATTACTTTCTACAGGCGATGAGTTAATTGTTGAAAATGCACCTGGTGATTATTATTGGGGTTGCGGTGCTGATGGTAGTGGCAAGAATATGTTGGGGCAAATTTTAGTAGAAGTGCGAGAGATACTACGCCTTAGCAACCAGCAATAA